In Torulaspora delbrueckii CBS 1146 chromosome 1, complete genome, one genomic interval encodes:
- the DIT1 gene encoding Dit1p (similar to Saccharomyces cerevisiae DIT1 (YDR403W); ancestral locus Anc_5.494), giving the protein MTCTKKSVTVTEVVKSDSYLKKPILDSKNDIGIPHKLSDLSTYSKFLALYTRDPEDAGYYSIEEKQGCKIKDKWSELIEFIKETEPVPASINENVVEFNIPASVADQFTCSLGLPIKVSEYMKENENQIRGCVTTIENENDFNDWFIFHILDQSRLRLSEVPTKNTDDRYHESFADFFEQALKNTIVNDQWEAGGRDYFIERVRYFTDRHLKIECVLPAFPCKSSNFDKVGGLVPDKGEELALRRLIKATQDAAKIYPPGMKVWIVSDGHVFSDCIGVDDDIVSTYTAQLHQLYEKVKIPGVDAIGFCGLNDLFFGGAAASNFNFKFIEEVKLNHYTGTQICSVSDVSRAIMMKGCDTDDGRLRKQISIDGHPRLHLYRGFSRFMMEDLSRLPFFKDTSRKGFKKIISKIAFNMIRRNDAYSNLVELIFPHHMRLSIHAHTNSGPKFGIKVISPEQCHTVKSLEDIEEPKFEDLLHIPTPWHNCVVKIDGKRYVLTKSSIVREALENGSYEGEWIETSLESGEGGHFVITKAN; this is encoded by the coding sequence ATGACGTGTACCAAAAAATCCGTAACGGTGACCGAAGTGGTTAAGTCTGATTcttatttgaaaaaaccaATTTTGGACTCCAAGAATGATATTGGAATTCCACATAAACTCAGTGATCTTTCTACATATAGCAAATTCTTGGCTCTCTATACCAGGGACCCTGAAGATGCTGGTTATTATTCCATAGAAGAGAAACAAGGCtgcaaaatcaaagataaATGGAGTGAGctcattgaatttatcaaagagACGGAGCCTGTCCCAGCCTCCATCAATGAAAATGTCGTCGAATTCAATATTCCGGCAAGCGTTGCCGATCAATTTACTTGCTCTTTGGGTTTGCCAATCAAAGTCTCTGAGTATATGAAAGAAAACGAAAATCAGATCAGAGGATGTGTGACAACTATCGAAAATGAAAATGACTTCAACGATTGGTTCATATTTCATATTCTGGATCAATCTCGTTTGCGCTTAAGTGAAGTGCCAACTAAGAACACTGATGATAGGTATCATGAGAGCTTCGCTGATTTTTTTGAGCAAGCACTCAAGAACACTATAGTTAATGACCAGTGGGAAGCAGGTGGACGTGATTATTTCATTGAACGTGTCAGGTATTTCACTGACAGACACTTGAAAATTGAGTGTGTGTTGCCTGCATTCCCATGTAAATCCTCAAactttgataaagttgGAGGTCTTGTTCCAGATAAAGGTGAGGAATTGGCCTTAAGAAGATTGATTAAAGCCACGCAAGATGCCGCGAAAATATATCCACCTGGAATGAAGGTTTGGATCGTCAGTGATGGACATGTCTTCTCTGACTGTATCGGAGTGGATGATGACATAGTCAGCACTTATACCGCGCAACTTCACCAGCTGTATGAAAAGGTCAAGATTCCTGGAGTTGATGCCATTGGCTTTTGCGGACTGAACGACTTGTTCTTTGGTGGAGCCGCTGCCtcaaacttcaatttcaaatttataGAGGAGGTGAAGCTCAATCACTATACGGGTACTCAAATCTGCTCAGTTTCTGACGTTTCAAGAGCTATCATGATGAAGGGATGCGACACAGATGATGGCAGGTTGAGAAAACAAATAAGCATTGATGGGCATCCAAGATTGCACCTTTATAGGGGCTTCTCTCGTTTTATGATGGAAGACCTCTCTCGTTTGCCATTCTTCAAGGACACATCTAGAAAGGGattcaaaaagataatCTCGAAGATTGCCTTCAATATGATTCGAAGGAACGATGCTTACTCTAATCTTGTCGAGCTCATTTTCCCCCATCACATGAGATTGTCGATCCATGCACACACTAACAGTGGTCCAAAATTTGGGATCAAAGTCATTTCGCCTGAGCAATGTCACACTGTTAAATCCCTTGAAGATATTGAAGAGcccaaatttgaagaccTGTTGCATATCCCAACTCCATGGCACAACTGTGTTGTGAAGATCGACGGGAAACGATACGTCTTAACAAAATCTAGTATTGTCAGGGAAGCTCTCGAAAATGGCTCTTACGAGGGTGAATGGATTGAGACTTCCCTTGAAAGTGGTGAAGGTGGTCACTTCGTCATAACCAAAGCCAATTAG
- the DIT2 gene encoding putative cytochrome P450 (similar to Saccharomyces cerevisiae DIT2 (YDR402C); ancestral locus Anc_5.493) yields MALAGILVSIFFVLVGHLIFKIVVPPLNFPRNIPTIPFYVIFLPTIFNIDQTKLYDMYLREPLEKHGAAKIFFGSRWNIIVTRPELMAHVFREEDTFAKSGNQKKIPYAVIAAYTGDNVISAHGQVWRTYRSVVTNGLQHFDDKPFYKNAELFCNGIEKLRRKTPESASMGPLIQRLCLDNISEVALGFDFGALTQDDNQLHKHLIDIKKQIFHPMYLTFPFLDLLPIPARRKAFKDVASFREQLVTKIQDNLVTNYKFEQTSFASSDLIRAHNNEIINYQQLTDNIVIILVAGHENPQVLLTTSLYLLGKHPALQQKIRAEVQDVNDSKELSELPFLNSFIFEAIRLFPPLNIIINRKTTKACRLGPEIVIPKDTYVGYNNFGTSHDPKVWGPNADQFDPTRWGEDNETILKNWKHAKNAYTMTAFHGGRRACLGEKLALTEMRVTIAEVLRQYKWTLASDWEERMTPAGPLSPSNLKLNFESCSDAI; encoded by the coding sequence ATGGCTTTAGCGGGCATTTTGgtttcaattttctttgttcttgtaggtcatttgatcttcaagatcgtCGTTCCGCCCCTCAACTTCCCCAGAAACATTCCAACAATACCATTCTATGTGATCTTCTTACCTACAATTTTCAACATCGATCAAACAAAATTATATGACATGTATCTAAGAGAACCTTTAGAGAAGCATGGGGCTGCTAAGATATTTTTTGGGTCGAGATGGAATATTATTGTGACTAGACCAGAATTGATGGCACATGTATTTAGAGAAGAGGATACATTTGCTAAGAGTGGTaaccaaaaaaaaattcCATATGCTGTGATAGCAGCGTACACGGGCGATAATGTTATTAGTGCTCATGGCCAAGTTTGGAGGACGTACAGGTCAGTTGTGACAAATGGGCTTCAGCATTTTGACGATAAGCCATTCTACAAAAATGCTGAACTTTTCTGCAATGGTATTGAAAAGCTCAGAAGAAAAACCCCTGAGAGTGCAAGCATGGGTCCTCTGATCCAGCGCCTATGTTTGGATAATATTTCAGAGGTTGCACTAggatttgattttggtGCTCTTACTCAGGACGACAATCAATTACACAAGCATTTGATCGATATTAAAAAGCAAATATTCCATCCTATGTATTTGACTTTTCCCTTCCTAGATTTACTTCCAATACCGGCTAGAAgaaaagctttcaaagatgtcGCAAGCTTTCGAGAGCAACTTGTTACCAAGATTCAAGATAATTTGGTCACAAATTACAAATTCGAGCAAACATCCTTTGCATCCAGTGATTTGATTCGGGCGCATAAcaatgaaatcatcaattaTCAGCAATTGACTGACAATATTGTTATCATCCTGGTCGCTGGCCATGAAAATCCCCAAGTGCTGTTAACAACCTCGCTGTATCTACTTGGCAAACATCCGGCATTGCAACAGAAAATCAGAGCAGAAGTGCAAGATGTCAACGACTCTAAAGAATTATCAGAATTACCttttttgaattcttttatttttgaagcCATCAGACTTTTCCCTCCATTAAACATTATCATTAACAGAAAGACGACTAAGGCTTGTCGGCTTGGTCCAGAAATTGTTATCCCAAAAGATACGTATGTTGGTTACAATAATTTTGGTACAAGTCATGATCCCAAAGTCTGGGGGCCCAATGCAGATCAGTTTGACCCTACCAGATGGGGTGAAGACAACGAAACCATTCTTAAAAATTGGAAGCATGCTAAAAATGCATATACTATGACAGCATTTCATGGTGGTCGCCGTGCTTGCTTAGGAGAAAAATTGGCCTTAACCGAGATGAGAGTTACGATCGCCGAGGTTTTGAGGCAGTATAAATGGACGCTAGCGTCGGACTGGGAGGAAAGAATGACGCCTGCAGGGCCATTGAGTCCATCTAACCTAAAATTAAATTTTGAGAGCTGTTCAGATGCTATATAA
- the MRPL23 gene encoding mitochondrial 54S ribosomal protein uL13m (similar to Saccharomyces cerevisiae MRPL23 (YOR150W); ancestral locus Anc_5.496) yields the protein MSQKVGHSSLAFARLWHHVDLARDKRTLGRLASAIAITLIGKHKPVYHQSQDCGDYVVVSNCQRLRVTGKKLEQKTYWSHSSKPGHLKLRTMEKVVADKGFGEILKKAVSGMLPKNKLRKPRLERLKVFDGADHPYKQNITAFVYDQPYVQSKLKQLKASEEVK from the coding sequence ATGTCTCAAAAAGTTGGTCATTCGTCTCTAGCATTTGCTCGCCTATGGCATCATGTTGATTTGGCAAGGGACAAGAGAACGTTGGGTAGATTAGCCTCGGCTATTGCGATAACGTTGATTGGGAAGCATAAGCCAGTTTACCATCAAAGTCAAGATTGTGGGGATTATGTTGTAGTGAGTAATTGTCAAAGATTGCGTGTTACTGGTAAAAAGCTCGAACAGAAAACCTACTGGTCGCATTCGTCAAAGCCAGGTCACTTAAAGTTGAGAACAATGGAAAAGGTTGTGGCCGACAAAGGGTTTGGTgagattttaaagaagGCTGTCAGTGGTATGTTGCCCAAAAACAAACTGCGTAAACCCAGATTGGAGAGGCTCAAGGTATTCGACGGTGCCGATCATCCTTACAAGCAGAACATAACTGCGTTCGTGTACGATCAACCGTACGTGCAGTCTAAACTTAAACAACTCAAAGCCAGTGAAGAGGTCAAATGA
- the RPB7 gene encoding DNA-directed RNA polymerase II subunit RPB7 (similar to Saccharomyces cerevisiae RPB7 (YDR404C); ancestral locus Anc_5.495), with protein sequence MFFIKDLSLNITLHPSFFGPHMKDYLKTKLLQEVEGSCTGKFGYILCVLDYDKIDIERGRILPTDGSADFIVRYRAVVFKPFRGEVVDGTVVSCSQHGFEVQVGPMKVFVTKHLMPQDLIFNAGSNPPSYQSSEDVITIKSRIRVKIEGCISQVSSIHAIGSIKEDYLGAI encoded by the coding sequence ATGtttttcatcaaggatCTTTCGCTCAATATTACACTTCATCCATCATTTTTCGGTCCACATATGAAGGATTACCTGAAGACTAAGCTTTTGCAGGAGGTCGAGGGTTCCTGTACCGGTAAGTTTGGATATATTCTCTGTGTACTCGACTATGATAAAATTGATATCGAGCGTGGTAGAATTCTTCCGACAGATGGTTCAGCCGACTTCATCGTCAGATATAGAGCTGTGGTCTTTAAACCATTCAGAGGTGAAGTTGTCGATGGAACTGTGGTCTCCTGTTCACAACATGGTTTTGAAGTCCAAGTAGGACCTATGAAAGTATTTGTTACTAAGCATTTGATGCCACAAGATTTGATATTCAATGCGGGTTCAAATCCGCCATCTTACCAAAGTTCCGAGGATGTGATTACCATCAAGAGCAGAATTAGAGTTAAGATCGAAGGTTGTATAAGTCAAGTTAGCTCCATCCATGCTATTGGTAGTATCAAGGAGGATTACTTGGGTGCTATATGA
- the URH1 gene encoding trifunctional uridine nucleosidase/nicotinamide riboside hydrolase/nicotinic acid riboside hydrolase (similar to Saccharomyces cerevisiae URH1 (YDR400W); ancestral locus Anc_5.492) → MTINSIPIWLDCDPGHDDAIAMLISCFHPAFKLLGLGASYGNAPSENTSYNARSLITAFGKTQDVPIYPSAKRPWVFEPEYAPDVHGASGLDGTTLLPVPECEMIIEKSYLDAMEEAIITHNGEITLVSTGALTSVATLLRDRPHLKKMVRYISIMGGGIDLGNRNDNHSAEFNIWIDPQAANFILSDPDIKNKCILLPLNVTHKAIADQRVQDQIRGKGQSKLRELFYELFKFFEHCYKDAQGFDYPPTHDPLTLMPLLQFYGWVNPSVLQLTYRRLNLHAIEDRNSPDLGKTCILKEYNSQEDLGTIVCFDMNIGFFWEQVFQALDRAAKSSTIE, encoded by the coding sequence ATGACGATCAACTCGATACCGATATGGCTTGACTGTGATCCAGGGCATGACGATGCAATCGCGATGCTTATAAGTTGTTTCCATCCAGCCTTCAAACTACTAGGACTAGGGGCATCATATGGGAATGCACCTTCAGAAAACACTTCATATAACGCCCGGTCCCTCATAACAGCATTCGGTAAGACTCAGGATGTACCTATCTACCCTAGTGCTAAGAGACCCTGGGTGTTTGAGCCAGAATATGCGCCCGATGTCCATGGTGCTTCCGGTTTGGACGGTACAACTCTATTACCGGTGCCTGAATGTGAGATGATCATCGAGAAAAGCTATTTAGATGCCATGGAGGAAGCTATTATAACTCATAATGGTGAAATAACGCTTGTTTCCACAGGCGCCTTGACATCTGTGGCCACTTTACTACGTGATCGACCacatttgaaaaaaatggtCAGGTATATTAGCATTATGGGTGGAGGTATAGACCTCGGTAACCGTAATGACAATCATTCGGCAGAGTTTAACATTTGGATTGATCCTCAGGCTGCTAATTTTATCCTGAGCGATCCTGACATTAAGAATAAATGTATTCTCTTACCCCTCAATGTGACCCATAAAGCTATTGCTGACCAGAGAGTGCAAGATCAAATTCGTGGTAAGGGTCAGTCCAAATTGCGCGAGCTTTTTTACGAGctattcaaattctttgaacatTGTTACAAGGATGCCCAGGGTTTTGACTATCCGCCAACTCATGATCCATTAACGTTGATGCCACTGCTGCAGTTTTACGGTTGGGTAAATCCTTCTGTTCTCCAGCTAACTTATAGGCGACTGAATCTGCATGCAATAGAGGACAGAAATAGCCCTGACTTGGGAAAGACGTgcattttgaaagagtaCAATTCACAGGAAGATTTGGGTACAATTGTTTGTTTTGATATGAATATTGGATTCTTCTGGGAACAAGTTTTCCAAGCTTTGGACCGAGCGGCCAAGTCCTCAACCATTGAATGA
- the HPT1 gene encoding hypoxanthine phosphoribosyltransferase (similar to Saccharomyces cerevisiae HPT1 (YDR399W); ancestral locus Anc_5.491), with product MSDEKQYISYNNVHQLCQEAAPKIKAFKPDIIIAIGGGGFIPARILRTFLKEPNTPNIRIFAIILSLYENILTASGGEVEQIGVKVQRTQWIDYKQCKLDLVGKNVLIVDEVDDTRTTLHYALSELEKDADEQAKAKGIDVEKNPEFKTTFSIFVLHDKVKPKKADLPAEIVNDNNRYFAARTVPDSWLAYPWESTDIVYHTKMAIEQGNDVFLP from the coding sequence ATGTCTGACGAAAAGCAATACATTTCCTACAACAACGTTCATCAGTTGTGTCAGGAGGCTGCCCCAAAGATCAAGGCTTTCAAGCCAGATATTATTATCGCTATCGGCGGTGGAGGTTTCATTCCAGCAAGAATCCTGCGTacattcttgaaagagcCAAACACTCCAAATATTagaatctttgcaattATCTTGTCCCTATATGAAAACATTTTGACTGCATCTGGTGGTGAAGTTGAACAGATCGGTGTCAAGGTCCAGAGAACTCAATGGATCGATTACAAGCAATGTAAGCTAGATTTGGTCGGTAAAAACGTTTTGattgttgatgaagtcGATGATACCCGTACGACTCTACATTATGCTCTAAGCGAATTGGAAAAAGACGCCGACGAGCAAGCAAAGGCCAAGGGGATCGATGTGGAAAAGAACCCAGAATTCAAGACCACTTTCAGTATTTTTGTCCTTCACGACAAGGTCAAGCCAAAGAAGGCTGATCTTCCTGCCGAGATTGTGAACGACAACAACCGTTATTTCGCCGCTAGGACTGTCCCAGACTCATGGTTGGCCTACCCATGGGAATCTACTGATATTGTTTACCACACAAAGATGGCTATCGAACAAGGTAACGATGTTTTTTTACCATAA